One part of the Denticeps clupeoides chromosome 16, fDenClu1.1, whole genome shotgun sequence genome encodes these proteins:
- the c16h15orf48 gene encoding normal mucosa of esophagus-specific gene 1 protein — protein sequence MLRPEAPAACSFREGILFIFSGTWTAKMVYGGFFQMLRKRKELIPLIGFMAFAATGATSASIYFLLTKSDVILNKSVNPEPWERINPEKPQKIITINQQWKPVEELEIVKSLTK from the exons ATGCTGCGCCCAGAAGCACCTGCTGCCTGCTCATTCCGGGAGggaattttattcatcttttcaGGTACCTGGACAGCGAAAATGGTGTATGGAGGATTTTTTCAGATGCTGAGAAAAAGGAAGGAA ttgATTCCTTTGATCGGATTCATGGCATTTGCAGCAACTGGTGCCACCTCTGCCTCCATTTACTTCTTGCTAACAAAGTCCGACGTGAT CTTAAACAAGTCAGTCAATCCAGAGCCCTGGGAAAGAATAAACCCTGAAAAGCCCCAGAAG ATCATCACCATCAATCAGCAgtggaagccagtggaggagctggagatcGTGAAGAGCTTAACAAAATGA